The DNA window AAATCTATACAGCAACCTTGGCTTTGACATCTCATGTACAATCCTCTTTTCCAAACCAGGAAACAACCCCAAGCCACACGTCTGAACGTTCTTTACAAAGCCAGACGGATTctacatttgtttgttttttggtcATTGAAGTAATCCATAGTTAAACACTGGCTGGGTTGTGAAGTATACAAAACCTTAAGTCTCCCCCTCCCACTCTTCTAAAGACCCACTCATCATGCCTTATACTCAAGGGGGCCTTAAGGCATGAAGATCAAGGGCAGTGCTCTCATCCAATCCCTGGAAAAGAGCACTGTAGTCAGTCTCTCTGGGGCGTATTCAGGCTGGGTGGAGGTACAGAACAGCTAGACAGAAAAGTACTTTGTAAAACAGAGGATGTGAGCAgagtggaggaaggaggagaacgTGCATAATTTGGCTGGAGCGAGCAGTGGatctaaaacaaatatatatattttaaatggtcggggcctcctctctccctctccccaatTTTGCTCCGGTACCGCTCAGCCACGAGCTCTGGGCAACATTTAAAATGTCCTTCACCACTGTTTTTTTAAATTAGGCCTATTCTTGTGTATTTATTTAGCCTCCCTCCCCTACTAATCCTCGGAGATGTTGATATATTGAGTCGACTAAGAAATAGTTCACAGCCTGTGTAATTGATGGCAAGACAACGAATGAGCTCGCGTAGCAGCAACAGAGACGTTTAGATATCCATTTAAGTGTTAAAAGTTGTCCATCAACTGTAAAATGTGAGCACTACAGAGCCAGTTACAACTGCGGTAGCCTACCTGACCATCAAGATATGAgagaaacacattttttttaacacAGTGGTTGCATATCATCAGGTTCGGTCCTTGTTCAGTAGCCTACCTGACCATCAAGATATGAGAGAAACACTTTTTTAACACAGTGGTTGCATATCATCAGGTCGGTCCTTGTTCAGTAGCCTTTGACAtgttgttgaaatgttgaagcTTCTTGAAGCCTACTTCAAAACAAAAATGGTACATAGTCACAAAAGTAGATGGGGTATAACTTAAAATATCGTTTTAAACTAAACAAATGCAGCGAATTTGGAGCGCCAGTTTGTTTTTGGTGTGGAGCGGGAGAAAGGATAATGATAGCCAGAGCGATGACCCCGCTCTGTGAGCGATGACCCCGCTCTGTGAGCGATGAGTGGGATTTCCAACAGCTCAAATATTCTGGTGGTGAACAGATATGCTTATTCCTCCATGTTGAATAGGGAATACATAGCTTTATTAATGACAGGttaaatcacacacacaaaatTTGGCGGCAAAACTTTTTGGCTCCGATTTATTTTTATTATGACCGATTTGTTTGTCAAAATCAATTTTGAAGGCCAGAAACAGGTAagttatataaaataaaataaattggtCTATTATATTTTCTACATCGTTTTTAGTTTTAGATGTGTGGCCTAGTGTCTTCTTGACCCAAAataataacccccccccccccacaaacaAAATTTGATATATTTTGTTTACTCTAACCATGACAGAACTTTAACTCCTGTATAACATATTTATCTGCAACATTCAGAATGTTTCATCTCGCTGAATACACCCCCAGGCCATTGCAAAGGATGCAACTGACCAATCAGAGGGATCCTGGGCATGGTTCAGTCAGGTAACGTTTAGCTGGGGTTTTACTGACATCCTTCCACCAACCTGTTCTAATCTCAGTACAGCCTCATACTAAAAACGACCATCGGTGAGGCTAAGCAGTCCCCGTTTAGAAGGGCATCCCTCCGGAGATCTGTCGGGCCACCTGTTCCTCTGTGCTTTCCTCCTTGTCTCGCTCCTTGTTCCAGTCCTTGAGGCCCTCAGGCAGGGATGTGTCCTCATCCATGCCCCCCGTGCCCTCCACAAACTCCTCGTAGGTGGACTTCTCAGCGAACGGCCGCAGCCCCAGGAGCTCCACCATGTCCTTCTTGTCCAGCACCTCCTTCTCCAGCAGACGCTGCGCCACCTGACCAGGCAACCATTGAAGATACATTTATTATTACATTTGGCTTAAGTTttacttgtgtgtctgtgtgagacagTGTAAGCCTATGAGTGTTTTTATGTTCTACCACCACACGTACCTTCTCCACATCGCCTTTCTTCTCAGCCAGTAGGGTGTGGGTACGCTCGTACGCCTCTCGGATGAGATTGCGTACCTCCGTGTCGATGAGGCGCGCCGTGGCCTCGCTGTAGGGCTTCTCAAGGGTCATCTCGCCCTGCCGGGGCAAGTCGAAGGACACCTGTCCCACCTTGTCATTCATGCCAAACTGCACGATCTGTAAAAAATTATGGtgtagaaacagagtaacacttTATTGGAATGTCCTAATTCAAAGGCACTTATATATGTTGTCTTGCccagtcaccctctgaatggcacacatacacatataatccttctttaacccgtctcctcctcttcatctacactgattgaagtggatttaacaagtgacgtcaATAAGAGATCCCAgcttttcacctggtcagtctatatcatggaaagaccaggtgttcctaatattttgtacactcagtgtatgcttCTCCCCACCGGAAACTTGAGGTCCGTCCTCATCTCTCACAGACTCTCCCACTTGAATGCATCTCTCTCATTACTGTCTCAATAAAATGCAAAATGTCATATGATAGTCCACTCTActtcaacaacatcaacaaaaatAACTGGAATGTGACACACACACCTTAACGAGATTAGTACAACCGTCTTACCCAATCATAAACCCATTGTGTACTAGACCTGTGAAACACAAAGAAAAACACCAATAGAAATGCTAATAGATGTGGTGGTGGGGACGAAGGGGGACGGACAGACCTGGGCGTATGCACTCTGGGTGACCTTCCGGAGGTCGTCCTGGGCCCCCGTGGTGATGCGACCGAAGAAGATCTCCTCAGACACGCGGCCACCCAGCGTCATGCACATCCTGTCCAGCAGCTGCTCCTTGGTGTATAGGTACTGCTCTTTTGGTAGGTACTGGGCATAGCCTAACCCTTTGCCTCTGGGGATGATAGATACCTGGAGAGAGGACAAAATGTCAGTGGTAAGTTGAGCCTGGCAGTTATTGGTCACCCAGTATTAAATCTGGCTGATACAggcttattttttttttaaagtgaactatccctttaatatatTGCAAAGTATGCATATATTCTCTAGAGCTAGTCAGACTGACGGTTTTACAAAGCCGTCAGTATTAACATAACACATTTTCTAAGGATTGCATGGTAAAAACCATCCAACTCAGCAAAGCCAGCCGGTGTAGCGTACATTATTAGTGTTTGGATCCTGGATGTCGATTGGTTGGACAACATCTCTTGCAAAATACCATGACTATGGTATTAAATGTCATAATTCCACTGTCTCGCAGCCCAGGCAGGGAATTCatctatctacacattatttgtCCATACCACCATTTGGTTTGCAACAGTTGGCGGTTGTATGTAGATCTACCTACAACCTGTGCAACAATGTATCATTTTACAAATGCAATATCTCCCATGCCAGTAGCCCAAGAAAGAACGTAAAATGAAAAATTCAACTCCATTAATTCATTGACCAGCACAGTGCAGCCTATTTTATATTTATTAAATCATTATTTATTCAAGTTCTTGTTGCTCATCCTCATTGAATCTCTGCTAGCTAGGTACATGATAATGATTTGTTTAGTATAGTAACATCGCATGAATAGAATGATTAGCATTAACGACTGGGTCAATACAATGACCCGTAtgtagtggttaagagtgttggactagtaaccggaaggttgcaagttcaaacccccgagctgacaaacccccgagctgacaaatctgtcgttctgcccctgaacaggcagttaacccactgttcccaggccatcattgaaaataagaatttgttcttaactgacttgcctagttaaataaaagtttttttttttttaaatagatggGCAGGTAGAATATTGGTAGTGACTAGGATCTACCAATATAGAGAGGCAGGTAGAATATTGGTAGTGACTAGGATCTACCAGTATAGAGAGGCAGGTAGAATATTGGTAGTGACTAGGATCTACCAGTATAGAGAGGCAGGTAGAATATTGGTAGTGACTAGGATCTACCAGTATAGAGAGGCAGGTAGAATATTGGTAGTGACTAGGATCTACCAGTATAGAGAGGCAGGTAGAATATTGGTAGTGACTAGGATCTACCAGTATAGATGGGCAGGTAGAATGTTGGTAGTGACTAGGATCTACCAGTATAGATGGGCAGGTAGAATATTGGTAGTGACTAGGATCTACCAGTATAGATGGGCAGGTAGAATATTGGTAGTGACTAGGATCTACCAGTATAGAGAGGCAGGTAGAATGTTGGTAGTGACTAGAATCTACCAGTATAGATGGGCAGGTAGAATGTTGGTAGTGACTAGGATCTACCAGTATAGAGGCAGGTAGAATGTTGGTAGTGACTAGGATCTACCAGCATAGAGGCAGGTAGAATGTTGGTAGTGACTAGGATCTACCAGTATAGAGGCAGGTAGAATATTGGTAGTGACTAGGATCTACCATTATAGATGGGCAGGTAGAATATTGGTAGTGACTAGGATCTACCAGTATAGATGGGCAGGTAGAATATTGGTAGTGACTAGGATCTACCAGCATAGAGGCAGGTAGAATGTTAGTAGAATGTTGCACAgtaccctgtgcaactgggtactggacttcctgacgggccgcccccaggtggtgagggtaggcaacaacatctcctccccgctgatcctcaacacgggggccccacaagggtgcgttctgagccctctcctgtactccctgttcacccacgactgcgtggccacgcacgcctccaactcaatcatcaagtttgcggacgacacaacagtggtaggcttgattaccaacaacgacgagacggcctacagggaggaggtgagggccctcggagtgtggtgtcaggaaaataacctcacactcaacaaaactaaggagatgattgtggacttcaggaaacagcagagggaacacccccctatccacatcgatggaacagtagtggagagggtagcaagttaagttcctcggcatacacatcacagacaaactgaattggtccactcacactgacagcgtcgtgaagaaggcgcagcagcgcctcttcaacctcaggaggctgaagaaatttggcttgtcaccaaaagcactcacaaacttctacagatgcacaatcgagagcatcctggcgggctgtatcaccgcctggtacggcaactgctccgccctcaaccgtaaggctctccagagggtagtgaggactgcacaacgcatcaccgggggcaaactacctgccctccaggacacctacaccacccgatgttacaggaaggccataaagatcatcaaggacatcaaccacccgatccactgcctgttcaccccgctatcatccagaaggcgaggtcagtacaggtgcatcaaagctgggaccgagagactgaaaaacagcttctatctcaaggccatcagactgttaaacagccaccactaacattgagtggctgctgccaacacactgtcattgacactgacccaactccagccactttaataatgggaaatgatgtaaatatatcactagccactttaaacaatactaccttatataatgctacttaccctacattattcatctcatatgcatacgtatatactgtactctacatcatcgactgcatccttatgtaatacatgtataactagccactttaactatgccactttgtttactttgtctacatactcatctcatatgtatatactgtactcgataccatctactgtatgctgctctgtaccatcactcattcatatatccttatgtacatattctttatccccttacactgtgtataagacagtagttttggaattgttagttagattacttgttagttatcactgcattgtcggaactagaagcacaagcatttcgctacactcgcattaacatctgctaaccatgtgtatatgacaaataaaattcgatttgatttgaatgttggTAGTGACTAGGATCTACCAGTAGAGAGGCAGGTAAAATATTGGTAGTGACTAGGATCTACCAGCATAGAGGCAGGTAGAATGTTGGTAGTGACTAGGATCTACCAGTATAGATTGGCAGGTAGAATATTGGTAGTGACTAGGATCTACCAGCATAGAGGCAGGTAGAATATTGGTAGTGACTAGGATCTACCAGTATAGAGAGGCAGGTAGATTATTGGTAGTGACTAGGATCTACCAGCATAGAGGCAGGTAGAATGTTGGTAGTGACTAGGATCTACCAGTATAGATTGGCAGGTAGAATATTGGTAGTGACTAGGATCTACCAGCATAGAGGCAGGTAGAATATTGGTAGTGACTAGGATCTACCAGTATAGAGAGGCAGGTAGATTATTGGTAGTGACTAGGATCTACCAGTATAGAGAGGCAGGTAGAATATTGGTAGGGACTAGGATCTACCAGCATAGAGGCAGGTAGAATATTGGTAGTGACTAGGATCTACCAGCATAGAGGCAGGTAGAATGTTGGTAGTGACTAGGATCTACCAGCATAGAGGCAGGTAGAATATTGGTAGTGACTAGGATCTACCAGTATAGAGAGGCAGGTAGAATGTTGGTAGTGACTAGGATCTACCAGTATAGAGAGGCAGGTAGAATGTTGGTAGTGACTAGGATCTACCAGCATAGAGGCAGGTAGAATGTTGGTAGTGACTAGGATCTACCAGCATAGAGGCAGGTAGAATATTGGTAGTGACTAGGATCTACCAGTATAGAGGCAGGTAGAATGTTGGTAGTGACTAGGATCTACCAGTATAGATTGGCAGGTAGAATATTGGTAGTGACTAGGATCTACCAGTATAGATGGGCAGGTAGAATGTTGGTAGTGACTAGGATCTACCAGTATAGAGAGGCAGGTAGAATATTGGTAGTGACTAGGATCTACCAGTATAGAGAGGCAGGTAGAATATTGGTAGTGACTAGGATCTACCAGTATAGAGAGGCAGGTAGAATATTGGTAGTGACTAGGATCTACCAGTATAGATGGGCAGGTAGAATGTTGGTAGTGACTAGAATCTACCAGTATAGATGGGCAGGTAGAATGTTGGTAGTGACTAGAATCTACCTTGAGCAGAGGGTCAGCGTGCTCCAGGTACCAGCCTGCCACAGCGTGCCCTGCCTCGTGGTAAGCTACAGTCTTTTTCTCCTCAGGTTGCAGGACCTGAGTCTTCTTCTCCAGACCTGTACATTCAACAACAGAACGTAGTTGACATACCTGTGTGACCATCGAAACAATCTGCATGACAAAGAAGGTACCAAATTCATATGGAAAAGGTTGACTGAAGGAGGTAGAACAGAAGGAGTGAGTAATCAAATGATGTTTGATCTTTGTTGCTGTGGAAAAAGTCCTGTCGATGTATCAAGCCACACTAGTTCAATTAGATCATATAGATTAGAATACATTATactttcagttgaatacatttcaGGTGAAGTTTAATAAATCACATTACAATTGACAGAGAAGTCAAATTAGAGCACCTTGCATCTATGGTTTGCTGGTCATGACAACACAGCTTGTAAGTAGCCAATACATGTTACACAGTTTAATTTGAATTAACTACGCAAGTCAggcctcccgagtgacgcagtggtctaaggctgtgccacaagagatcctggttcgagtccaggctatgttgcagccggccgcaaccgggagacccacagggcggcacacaattggccctgcgtagttaggggagggtttggccggcagggatgttcttgtcccatcgcgctctagcgactcctgtggtgggcctggcgcacgctgacacagtctagttgtacggtgtttcctctgacacattggtgcggctggcttccgggttaagtgggcattgtgtcaagaagcagtgcggcttggctgggttgtgctTCGGAAACACGCACGGCtcttgaccttcacctctcccgagtccgtatgggagatgcagcgatgagacaagactgttactaccaattggataccacaaaaaaggggtaaaagtataAAATGATAATgcctagtaaaaaataaaaaaaatgtaagtcagttaattaagaacatattcttatttacaatgacggcctaaccccggacgaagctgggccaactgtgcgcttccctacgggactcccgatcacggccggttgtgatacagcctgggatcgaaccagggtctgtagtgacacctctagcactgagattcaGTGGCTTAATACGGTATGTAGCAAAATCAGGATGTGTTCCATTTGTATATGTGTGCGCTTGTGCTCACCTCCAATCACACGTTCGATGGCCTGCTCAAAGTGCTTCTGGTTGATCGAGTCCGCGAGGTGGCGAGCAGCAATCAGCGCGGCTTCATTGCACACATTGGCAATATCAGCACCTAACAAAAcagaattaaaattgattttttttatttttatagttAAGCCTCATCAGCATATTAAAAATTGAAAGGCAGAAAATATATCTATATGAGCATTGTAAGAAAGACCTCACAAATTcgtattttatttttgtatacAAATATCAATATGAAAATGTACAGGGAAAATGCAAcattatacagtacagtatgtatgtaagCAGCAGGGTTTTCACCAGACAAGTGACCAGGAATTTTAAAATTGAACTGACATTTGAGCACTTTACTGGCCATCCATAAGCATTGGATCTGTAATGCACGATCTAGGGCGTCCACCCACGCAGCCAGCGCAAAACAATAAACAGATCATTACCTGTCCTTAAAAACAGcctgtatttactttgccaccatggccttttttgcctttacctcccttatctcacctcatttgctcacatcgtatatagaattgtttatactgtattattgactgtatgtttgttttactccatgtgtaactgtgtcgttgtatctgtcgaactgctttgctttatcttggccaggtcgcaattgtaaatgagaacttgttctcaacttgcctaccaggttaaataaaggtgaaataaattaaatatatatatatatatatatatatttttttttaaacagccaTTATCAAAAAAACACTATTCCTTGTGTTTCAATGTGCAGCATTACAAAATGTACAGCctatttattgtgttattgtttttttaCTTTCCTAAAATAACAGTTGTCCACCTCACGGTTCAGCTGTGGGATATTTGAACGCTAAATGCAGCAGGGCATTGCATATACAGACTGTAGGATATTCATATTTAACAAATAAATATAAAAAGGAAGAGAAGCTCAGGCCtagcaccagagagagagagagatatgtctgCGGCATGCTACGACAGCAACATACATTTCATTATCCTTCTCAGACTACCGCGCCTGTTATACACATATACAGGAGGCTACATCGCAAATGTTCAAAATCAGAatctattttttaaatattttttaatgaAGATAAGCATTATATTTTAAGATTTGGTGTAAACTAAAACATTCTTCCTCACCTCAAGTTCCAACTGTCGGGGTTGAATTGGTGAGACGGTGTGCAATGCCTTCATATCATAGGACTGCAGTATAACAGGCTCATAGCCACACCTTCACAAACGTTTCTAAACTCTATTAGGGCGAGTCAAGCCATTGTGTATAAGGAAAAATACGAGTAGGATGTTATATTGCGGCGAACATTACAGTTGGAACTTAAATTTGTCCAAAGAAAATGGCTCAGATTGAAACAAAACATTTACGAACTGGTTTAATAAACCTTCACAAAATTATAGAACAGGCTGTACTGCAGCAATTACTAAGAAAGGCTAGTGCCTACCGTACCCAACAAATGACAGTAATATGCTAATATTcattttacaacaggcctactttACAACCTTTAATCTTAAACTAAATACAGAGcacaaaataaaggaaaaaaaCAGACTAAACTTAATTTATCCAAGGAAAATGTCTCAACAGAATGAAACAAAACACATTGTGCATATTTAAAGACTGGTTTTAATTAATAAATAGGTCTACAATAATAACAATGATATACAGTAATAGTAATACAAAATTATAAATGCGAAAAAAATAAGTTAAATTGCATCCTACCTGAATAGCGAGTTGCACGGTAGCCTGCAATTTGGCCGTGCCAACATTCTTCCCATCAGTATTAAAAACTTATCTTAAAGGAAACTCCCCTTGTATGCTTTTCACTGTAGGCATACTCTAATTTTCATTTTACTTCAATGAAAAAGGCATCACATCATCTTACATCAACAGAAGCCCAAGACTCCAATCTTGCTCTCTCAGCAGCATGCACCTAAGTCAGCGAGTAGTGAGAGGAAAGTGCTCAAGCGAGGAATAGGGATGCatgattggggcggcagggtagcctagtggttagagcgtttgggactagtaaccgaaaggttgcaagttcaaatccccgagctgtcgttctgcccctgaacaggcagttaacccactgttcctaggctgtcattgaaaataagaatttgttcttaactgacttgcctggttaaataaagataaaaaataaaataatgatatgCAAAATTTCACCTGCTAAAATTTCATTTATCGGCTTTTAAAAGATGTACCGTGCAGAAATCGCctcgccatttcctggttgctaaaattctaatagttcacctAACTTCAGTTTAAGTTTTAAAACAATAATAAAAGCAACtacagtgtagagaatcattgtaccccTGTGAAAAATATTtcccataaccaaaaatattatattttcagCTTGTGCACAAAtccgagagaaaaaaaaaaaaaaacttaagcACAgtaatagtgcacatagaacttatctaccacttcttagacttgattttaatgagaatgacagatctacaaTTCAAATGTCTATGTGGATTTGatcaggtcgcccaaaaagtggCATATTGTAgctttaaatattttttttagtgGGCAAAAGCTGGTTTTTACCAGCTAACTTAAACCCTGGTATGCAGTATATGACATAATGAATATGGTTTGTCAACAATATGTTAACAGTTTGATCATTGTAACTAGGCCAATAAAACCAATGATGGCAGTTCTGACACCATTGTCTAGGATGGCATCCCCAGTGTGCCTCAAAAACCTACCTGAGAAGCCTGGGGTGAGGGCAGCCATTTTCCTAGCGAGAGCTTCTTTGTCCATCTCTGCATCCATTTTCAAAGGCCTCAAGTGCACTTTAAATATGGACGATCTGCCTTTAATGTCAGGATGACCTGCGAAAAACAATGACAAGGAAAATGTTTAAAAGCTTTTCCACAGTTTCCTATCTTGGTCAGTCATTCCTTTTAGCATCAACTAAAAGTTGACCAATTACTACTAAAAACTAAACAAATTTCAGGCTCCTAGATAGGTTATGATATGTGACATGTTGTGGTAATAGCTTCACTATTACATGGTGGTTCATTAACAGATAATTAAAGTTGTACTATGGTTTTCCTTTATTACAGTGGATTCATATTTTCTTTTATTTTACCATATTCAACAACTACATTAAACCAGAACAGGACGAAACCCAAGCAGTACGGGGGCATatgataaaataaaaatatgggcTCGTACCAATGTAAATCTGTCTGTCAAAGCGTCCGGGCCTCATCAATGCAGGGTCCAGGATGTCAGGTCTATTAGTACCTGCTAGCACTACTACATTGGTTGCCGTGTTAAACCCTGGAAAGAGAGAAAAATGGTAGGTGACAGTGTCATATGGATTCTGTTTATATCAGTGTTTCTTAATCCTGGTCGACCCCAAAGGGGTGCATATTTTAGTTTTTAACCCTAGCAACACACACCTGATTCCAttatcagtgtttcccctatattcattTAGCAATAGCGGGCCTAGCTCTTGTCAGTAGCTAGGTTCCCATCCAACTGGTGACAGAATATTCTAAAAATCATTAAGAAAatgtgcattttcccaccagtggtgtgcTTCCAAACAGACACCAATCTGTAGATGTACATAAAAGTATGTAGGATAAacctatatatttattttttacaagatCTTAGAGAACTAACAAAAATACTTTGAGAGTGAATCAAAAATTTGGCAAGGGGGCCCCCAGTTATTTCgttataatgtttgagtcacACATACGAACAGGAAAGTAGCTTTAAAAATGCCATTACATTCTCCCAGCCCCATGAAAAGATGTGTTGAATTGCAGGAAATCAGCATTAAACCGCAGAATGTCTCTGTGGCCAAGAGGGTGGCTGATAAAAACATTGGTTGGAGAACGTGCAATTGGCCACGCCCAATACCAGGGGAAACACTGAATCAACTATCAAACCTTTAGTGGAATCGGGTGTGtaagtgctagggcaaaaactaCAAACAATGTGGACCCCTTTGGGTCTACCGGACCAGGATTAAGAAACACTCATCTAAATTATAATTTCAATCAGTAGCCAGCCAGCCaagttagctagccagccagccagccaagttAGCCAGCCAGCTCAGGTAGCCAGCTCGAGGCCATTTAACTGCGCTCCCTGTCCAATGTCTACAACTCCATTCATATGAAACAACAGCCTACATGTTGGTTGATCATTGTAGCCAACTTCATTCTGTAATTTTAATTCCATTCTTGCATTGAATAAAATCTCCCAACTTCACTTCCTATTTTCTCTTTCAGAAAAAATGAATACTCTCCCAAGTAATTGAATACTAAAGTATGTTCGGATATTCGAAAAACTGTGTCCATCCCTACTGTGGTGGCCTGTGTAGAGACAGACCTCACAAAATGAGTGGACTACGTATTTTGACTGGGGCATTCATTGTCCCAGTCATTGCAAAATATTGGCTGGATTTGATGaactatacatttttttttgcctCAAGCCTTCGTTAATTTGACCCTGAGCGATACACACCATCCATCTCGACCAGCAGCTGATTGAGGGTGTTTTCCTGCTCGCTCTGGCCACCAAAGTTCCCTCTGCCTCGCTTGCGCCCTACTGCGTCGATCTCGTCAATGAAGAGGATACAAGGGGCATTCTTACGGGCCATGACAAACAGATCTCGAACCTGGAAAGCACAAAGCAGGGAGAGAATAAAACGCAGAGTACATTAGGCTTTGGCGTTACACCGTGTATAGGCTTGGGTGGTACACCCTATATACCGTATACCGAGGTATTTGGAATTAGCcacgggatggtttttcaatactgTTGAAACTATTTCTTTAAAGTTTAATAAATCTTAATATTTGCAGCTACGTTTTtattaagtaaatacctgcagtcaacttgtgcaaaaCGTTAGgagataataataaataaataaatattttttttaaaaagcaatctgcttttttatttaactaggcaagtcagttaagaacaaattcttattttcaatga is part of the Oncorhynchus keta strain PuntledgeMale-10-30-2019 chromosome 15, Oket_V2, whole genome shotgun sequence genome and encodes:
- the afg3l2 gene encoding AFG3-like protein 2, with the translated sequence MAHRYLRLSRGGRNLFKMLLPPNVRTTHVNGARLVSSQVDSQIVLERRTLFEHVLGAYQRLCSKPPKGFEKYFPNGPKSAPKSSESNPTSGEAKEAKPTTNAQKATGRSSGGGGGGASGGGGKRGGRKDESHWYSRLQKGDVPWDDKEFRMYFLSGAAFWTMVTYFFFLREGGREVTWKDFVNNYLSKDVVDRLEVINKRYVKVVFTPGKTPVDGQYVWFNIGSVDTFERNLETAQYEMGIEGENRLPVVYSAESDGSFLLSMLPTVLIIGFLLFMLRRGPAGAGRPGGRGMGGLFSVSETTAKVLRDEIDVKFKDVAGCEEAKLEIMEFVNFLKNPKQYQDLGAKIPKGAILTGPPGTGKTLLAKATAGEADVPFITVNGSEFLEMFVGVGPARVRDLFVMARKNAPCILFIDEIDAVGRKRGRGNFGGQSEQENTLNQLLVEMDGFNTATNVVVLAGTNRPDILDPALMRPGRFDRQIYIGHPDIKGRSSIFKVHLRPLKMDAEMDKEALARKMAALTPGFSGADIANVCNEAALIAARHLADSINQKHFEQAIERVIGGLEKKTQVLQPEEKKTVAYHEAGHAVAGWYLEHADPLLKVSIIPRGKGLGYAQYLPKEQYLYTKEQLLDRMCMTLGGRVSEEIFFGRITTGAQDDLRKVTQSAYAQIVQFGMNDKVGQVSFDLPRQGEMTLEKPYSEATARLIDTEVRNLIREAYERTHTLLAEKKGDVEKVAQRLLEKEVLDKKDMVELLGLRPFAEKSTYEEFVEGTGGMDEDTSLPEGLKDWNKERDKEESTEEQVARQISGGMPF